The following proteins are co-located in the Engraulis encrasicolus isolate BLACKSEA-1 chromosome 2, IST_EnEncr_1.0, whole genome shotgun sequence genome:
- the LOC134440471 gene encoding RING finger protein 44-like, translating into MGYTGRKRKWKSGDRPSEPANPPGQSSPQPGPSGEPVTLRDDQEVRSSKRSKPGAARPLARAATPPSSPQPGSSTELAAHADDGGGAASSMSCRPGAANHLPRIATPPSSPQLGTSRERVALAGATSSTSSTPGQALPRAPTSPRSPQPVASRQVRESMEVPGAGPRHGEYQGHAPPQAITPDHQDPLVNGRLASLPQSTADAVAAFSTLMATMLMYGENDINVIAQLENFLGGTNRQLSQMIHDIETDYNGGFPLVRFDPAVVTEQTRCPICLEDYGLGDIISVLPCQHLLHSGCIQQWLERSRTCPVCRAGV; encoded by the coding sequence ATGGGCTACactgggaggaagaggaagtggaagagcGGCGACAGACCCTCTGAGCCAGCGAACCCCCCTGGGCAGAGCAGCCCACAGCCAGGACCCTCTGGGGAACCTGTTACCCTCCGTGATGACCAGGAAGTGAGGTCGTCCAAGAGATCCAAGCCTGGAGCTGCCCGTCCCCTGGCCAGGGCTGCAACTCCCCCGAGCTCCCCACAGCCGGGATCTTCCACTGAACTTGCTGCCCAcgctgatgatggtggtggagcgGCATCATCCATGAGCTGCAGGCCTGGAGCTGCCAATCACCTGCCCAGGATTGCAACTCCCCCGAGCTCCCCACAGCTGGGGACTTCCAGGGAACGTGTTGCCCTTGCGGGAGCCACATCATCCACGAGCTCCACTCCAGGCCAGGCCCTGCCGAGGGCTCCAACCTCCCCGAGGTCCCCACAGCCAGTGGCATCTCGTCAGGTGCGTGAGTCCATGGAGGTGCCAGGAGCAGGACCACGACATGGTGAATACCAAGGTCACGCCCCACCTCAGGCGATCACACCTGATCATCAGGACCCTTTGGTGAATGGCCGTCTAGCCTCTCTGCCACAGAGTACTGCCGATGCGGTGGCCGCGTTCTCCACTCTGATGGCCACAATGCTGATGTACGGTGAGAATGACATCAATGTCATTGCGCAGCTGGAGAACTTCCTGGGCGGGACAAACCGGCAGCTCTCCCAGATGATCCACGACATCGAGACGGATTACAACGGCGGCTTTCCCCTCGTGCGGTTCGATCCTGCCGTCGTGACCGAACAAACACGCTGCCCCATTTGCTTGGAGGACTACGGGCTTGGCGATATAATTTCAGTGTTGCCGTGCCAGCACCTTCTCCACTCCGGCTGCATCCAGCAGTGGCTCGAGAGGAGCCGCACCTGCCCCGTATGCAGGGCAGGAGTGTAA
- the LOC134440467 gene encoding E3 ubiquitin-protein ligase CHFR-like, which produces MGYTGRKRKWKSGDRPSEAANPPGQSSPQPGPSGDPVTLRDDQEVRSSKRSKPGAARPLARAATPPSSPQPGSSTELAAHADDGGGAASSMSCRPGAANHLPRIATPPSSPQLGTSRQRVALAGATSSTSSTPGQALPRAPTSPRSPQPVASRQVRESMEVPGAGPRHGEYQGHAPPQAITPDHQDPLVNGRLASLPQSTADAVAAFSTLMATMLMYGENDINVRVQLENFLGGTNRQLSQMIHDIETDYNGGFPLVRFDPAVVTEQTRCPICLEDYGLGDIISVLPCHHLLHSGCIQQWLERSRTCPVCRAGV; this is translated from the coding sequence ATGGGCTACactgggaggaagaggaagtggaagagcGGCGACAGACCCTCTGAGGCAGCGAACCCCCCTGGGCAGAGCAGCCCACAGCCAGGACCCTCTGGGGATCCTGTTACCCTCCGTGATGACCAGGAAGTGAGGTCGTCCAAGAGATCCAAGCCTGGAGCTGCCCGTCCCCTGGCCAGGGCTGCAACTCCCCCGAGCTCCCCACAGCCGGGATCTTCCACTGAACTTGCTGCCCAcgctgatgatggtggtggagcgGCATCATCCATGAGCTGCAGGCCTGGAGCTGCCAATCACCTGCCCAGGATTGCAACTCCCCCGAGCTCCCCACAGCTGGGGACTTCCAGGCAACGTGTTGCCCTTGCGGGAGCCACATCATCCACGAGCTCCACTCCAGGCCAGGCCCTGCCGAGGGCTCCAACCTCCCCGAGGTCCCCACAGCCAGTGGCATCTCGTCAGGTGCGTGAGTCCATGGAGGTGCCAGGAGCAGGACCACGACATGGTGAATACCAAGGTCACGCCCCACCTCAGGCGATCACACCTGATCATCAGGACCCTTTGGTGAATGGCCGTCTGGCCTCTCTGCCACAGAGTACTGCCGATGCGGTGGCCGCGTTCTCCACTCTGATGGCCACAATGCTGATGTACGGTGAGAATGACATCAATGTCAGAGTGCAGCTGGAGAACTTCCTGGGCGGGACAAACCGGCAGCTCTCCCAGATGATCCACGACATCGAGACGGATTACAACGGCGGCTTTCCCCTTGTGCGGTTCGATCCTGCCGTCGTGACCGAACAAACACGCTGCCCCATTTGCTTGGAGGACTACGGGCTTGGCGATATAATTTCAGTGTTGCCGTGCCATCACCTTCTCCACTCTGGCTGCATCCAGCAGTGGCTCGAGAGGAGCCGCACCTGCCCCGTATGCAGGGCAGGAGTGTAA